In Xenopus laevis strain J_2021 chromosome 2S, Xenopus_laevis_v10.1, whole genome shotgun sequence, a genomic segment contains:
- the LOC108709286 gene encoding uncharacterized protein LOC108709286 isoform X1, producing MRRSDRNNHLLPVKFHCQEAESNKIEGSCHRESARGRHKGSHRKGMCLVPLGTPHDLSSVLCMVFSPRITVPSRLEEESFLVIRGSRRLQWTFLKNLFCPDTPRSTEGPPEPQISDTGESRSNRQSINGLIPCWRGAVQEGDLSLGLSADGARARKPHTAPLTGTNVFSYDLQPERDILGWEVTATSGEKEQPHVVSIGELQNSLKLDLENHQTYLTDIESRLAGLERRAEDVTKHLERANLELKALKQGSNTLKNLVDQETGVSGGRDQRQWEDQPIMGNLKKPNCHHLTWNKNLIIPPKQKPGNQIAPESRSPSHKDVNDFSTMRAQGDQKEVQKCIFQCQAQIDALMHRVNKQIHHIEGKIFSRKKPCRGLNNRAI from the exons ATGAGACGTTCTGACAG AAATAATCATTTGCTCCCAGTAAAGTTCCACTGCCAGGAGGCCGAGAGCAACAAGATTGAGGGGAGTTGCCACAGGGAATCTGCACGGGGTCGGCATAAG GGCTCCCACAGGAAAGGAATGTGCCTGGTCCCCCTGGGGACCCCCCATGACCTCAGCTCTGTTCTCTGCATGGTCTTCTCCCCAAGGATCACAGTGCCCAGCAGGTTAGAGGAGGAGTCTTTCCTGGTCATCAGAGGATCTCG CAGGTTACAATGGACTTTTCTAAAGAACTTGTTCTGCCCAGACACCCCCCGCTCTACAGAGGGACCCCCAGAGCCACAGATATCAGATACAGGA GAGTCCAGGAGCAACAGACAGAGTATCAATGGGCTGATCCCATGTTGGCGAGGGGCGGTACaagaaggagatttgtcactgg GTTTGAGTGCAGATGGGGCGCGGGCAAGAAAACCACATACAGCCCCTCTCACTGGCACCAACGTGTTTTCATACGACCTCCAGCCAGAACGGGATATCCTGGGCTGGGAAGTGACGGCCACGTCGGGAGAGAAGGAACAG CCTCATGTGGTTTCCATCGGAGAGCTGCAAAACTCCCTGAAGCTGGACTTGGAGAATCACCAGACTTACCTGACGGATATAGAATCTCGCTTGGCTGGTCTGGAACGTCGGGCTGAAGATGTTACCAAACACTTAGAACGTGCCA ATCTTGAGCTGAAAGCCCTGAAGCAGGGCAGTAACACCCTGAAGAACCTTGTGGATCAGGAGACAGGTGTTTCTGGGGGCAGAGACCAAAGGCAATGGGAGGATCAGCCCATTATGGGAAACCTGAAAAAACCAAACTGCCACCATCTCACTTGGAACAAAAATCTGATTATTCCTCCCAAACAAAAGCCT GGGAACCAAATTGCCCCAGAGTCTCGCAGTCCCAGCCATAAAGACGTTAATGACTTTTCCACAATGAGGGCACAGGGTGACCAAAAGGAGGTACAGAAGTGCATATTCCAGTGCCAAGCCCAGATTGAT GCTCTCATGCATCGGGTCAACAAGCAGATTCATCACATTGAAGGCAAAATCTTCTCCAGGAAAAAACCCTGCCGGGGCCTTAACAACAGAG CGATCTAA
- the LOC108709286 gene encoding uncharacterized protein LOC108709286 isoform X2, with translation MDFSKELVLPRHPPLYRGTPRATDIRYRRVQEQQTEYQWADPMLARGGTRRRFVTGLLSLLQGLSADGARARKPHTAPLTGTNVFSYDLQPERDILGWEVTATSGEKEQPHVVSIGELQNSLKLDLENHQTYLTDIESRLAGLERRAEDVTKHLERANLELKALKQGSNTLKNLVDQETGVSGGRDQRQWEDQPIMGNLKKPNCHHLTWNKNLIIPPKQKPGNQIAPESRSPSHKDVNDFSTMRAQGDQKEVQKCIFQCQAQIDALMHRVNKQIHHIEGKIFSRKKPCRGLNNRAI, from the exons ATGGACTTTTCTAAAGAACTTGTTCTGCCCAGACACCCCCCGCTCTACAGAGGGACCCCCAGAGCCACAGATATCAGATACAGGA GAGTCCAGGAGCAACAGACAGAGTATCAATGGGCTGATCCCATGTTGGCGAGGGGCGGTACaagaaggagatttgtcactgg ACTCCTGTCTTTACTACAAGGTTTGAGTGCAGATGGGGCGCGGGCAAGAAAACCACATACAGCCCCTCTCACTGGCACCAACGTGTTTTCATACGACCTCCAGCCAGAACGGGATATCCTGGGCTGGGAAGTGACGGCCACGTCGGGAGAGAAGGAACAG CCTCATGTGGTTTCCATCGGAGAGCTGCAAAACTCCCTGAAGCTGGACTTGGAGAATCACCAGACTTACCTGACGGATATAGAATCTCGCTTGGCTGGTCTGGAACGTCGGGCTGAAGATGTTACCAAACACTTAGAACGTGCCA ATCTTGAGCTGAAAGCCCTGAAGCAGGGCAGTAACACCCTGAAGAACCTTGTGGATCAGGAGACAGGTGTTTCTGGGGGCAGAGACCAAAGGCAATGGGAGGATCAGCCCATTATGGGAAACCTGAAAAAACCAAACTGCCACCATCTCACTTGGAACAAAAATCTGATTATTCCTCCCAAACAAAAGCCT GGGAACCAAATTGCCCCAGAGTCTCGCAGTCCCAGCCATAAAGACGTTAATGACTTTTCCACAATGAGGGCACAGGGTGACCAAAAGGAGGTACAGAAGTGCATATTCCAGTGCCAAGCCCAGATTGAT GCTCTCATGCATCGGGTCAACAAGCAGATTCATCACATTGAAGGCAAAATCTTCTCCAGGAAAAAACCCTGCCGGGGCCTTAACAACAGAG CGATCTAA
- the LOC108708876 gene encoding DNA polymerase theta-like: MVTVFSNCLGWQNMELLLSQFQSHLTFGIQRELCVVVRVDLLSECQQARALYNSGLVTISKLARGNVIDVETAPKNAVPFKSLCRAVNKE, from the exons ATGGTGACGGTTTTTAGCAACTGCCTGGGCTGGCAGAACATGGAGCTGCTGCTGTCCCAGTTCCAGAGCCACCTGACCTTTGGGATTCAGAGGGAGCTCTGTGTTGTGGTCCGTGTCGACTTGCTGAGTGAATGCCAGCAGGCCAGGGCCCTGTACAACTCCGGTTTAGTCACTATCTCCAAGTTGGCACGGGGAAATGTCATTGACGTGGAGACTGCCCCAAAGAACGCAGTGCCCTTTAAGAG TCTGTGCAGAGCGGTGAATAAGGAATAA